A single Ischnura elegans chromosome 13 unlocalized genomic scaffold, ioIscEleg1.1 SUPER_13_unloc_4, whole genome shotgun sequence DNA region contains:
- the LOC124173151 gene encoding uncharacterized protein LOC124173151 → MVMREKVDRIRKKNLKRNNAVLGIEKYMENTMLSMPQNQNSELQIALETVRKLESALVERSNADTRLETCLKEGFKELDGNMTAIQKKLASLEEENKTLREKVEELMRQSASGQSDVMSGDGIGATLEVDSKVIAIFIRSR, encoded by the exons ATGGTgatgagagaaaaagttgaccgG ATTCGTAAGAagaatttaaaaagaaacaaCGCTGTTCTAGGCATAGAGAAATACATGGAAAACACCATGCTCTCAATGCCTCAGAATCAGAATTCTGAGTTACAAATTGCCTTGGAAACAGTCAGAAAATTAGAATCAGCTCTGGTAGAGAGAAGTAATGCAGACACAAGGTTAGAGACTTGCCTCAAAGAAGGCTTTAAGGAATTGGACGGCAACATGACTGCCATTCAGAAGAAATTAGCGTCTCTTGAGGAAGAAAACAAGACCCTAAGAGAGAAGGTTGAGGAGTTAATGA GGCAGTCAGCATCTGGGCAAAGTGATGTCATGAGTGGGGATGGCATAGGGGCAACACTGGAGGTAGACTCCAAGGTAATAGCTATTTTTATTCGCTCTAGGTAA